In a single window of the Bacteroides acidifaciens genome:
- a CDS encoding sodium-translocating pyrophosphatase: MDSILFWLVPVASVLALCFAYYFHKQMMKESEGTPQMIKIAAAVRKGAMSYLKQQYKIVGWVFLGLVILFSIMAYGFHVQNAWVPIAFLTGGFFSGLSGFLGMKTATYASARTANAARNSLNSGLRIAFRSGAVMGLVVVGLGLLDISFWYLLLNAVIPADALTPTHKLCVITTTMLTFGMGASTQALFARVGGGIYTKAADVGADLVGKVEAGIPEDDPRNPATIADNVGDNVGDVAGMGADLYESYCGSILATAALGAAAFIHSANTVMQFKAVIAPMLIAAVGIILSIIGIFAVRTKENAKMKDLLGSLAFGTNLSSVLIVIATFLILWLLKLDNWALISCAVVVGLLVGIVIGRSTEYYTSQSYRPTQKLSESGKTGPATVIISGIGLGMLSTAIPVIAVVVGIIASYLLASGGDFANVGMGLYGIGIAAVGMLSTLGITLATDAYGPIADNAGGNAEMAGLGAEVRKRTDALDSLGNTTAATGKGFAIGSAALTGLALLASYIEEIRIGLTRLGSVDLTYSDGSPFNVANATFIDFMNYYEVNLMNPKVLSGMFLGSMMAFLFCGLTMNAVGRAAGHMVDEVRRQFREIKGILTGEAEPDYERCVAISTKGAQREMVVPSLVAIIAPILTGLVFGVPGVLGLLIGGLSSGFVLAIFMANVGGAWDNAKKYVEEGNFGGKGSEVHKATVVGDTVGDPFKDTSGPSLNILIKLMSMVAIVMAGLTVAWSLF, encoded by the coding sequence TTTCTGGCTGGTTCCGGTTGCTTCCGTGTTGGCCCTCTGCTTTGCTTATTACTTCCATAAGCAAATGATGAAGGAGAGTGAAGGTACTCCCCAAATGATAAAAATTGCCGCTGCCGTGCGCAAAGGCGCTATGTCTTACCTGAAGCAGCAATACAAGATTGTAGGCTGGGTATTCCTGGGACTGGTAATTTTGTTCTCAATTATGGCTTATGGCTTTCACGTTCAGAATGCATGGGTTCCCATCGCTTTCCTGACAGGTGGTTTCTTCTCCGGTCTTTCCGGTTTCCTTGGGATGAAAACGGCAACTTATGCATCGGCGCGTACCGCCAATGCCGCGCGCAACTCGTTGAACTCAGGATTGAGAATCGCTTTCCGAAGCGGTGCGGTGATGGGCCTTGTCGTAGTTGGCCTTGGTTTGCTCGATATTTCTTTCTGGTACTTGTTGCTGAATGCAGTGATTCCTGCCGACGCGCTCACGCCTACTCATAAACTCTGCGTGATTACCACTACAATGCTTACTTTCGGTATGGGAGCTTCCACACAGGCGCTTTTTGCCCGTGTCGGTGGTGGTATCTATACAAAGGCTGCCGATGTCGGAGCCGACCTGGTGGGTAAGGTGGAAGCCGGAATCCCCGAGGACGACCCGCGCAATCCTGCCACTATTGCCGACAATGTAGGTGATAACGTCGGTGACGTAGCCGGTATGGGAGCCGATTTATATGAATCTTACTGTGGTTCTATCCTGGCAACCGCTGCCTTGGGTGCTGCCGCCTTTATCCATTCTGCCAATACGGTGATGCAGTTCAAAGCTGTTATTGCTCCGATGCTGATTGCGGCAGTGGGCATAATCCTTTCTATTATAGGTATATTCGCTGTCCGTACCAAGGAGAATGCGAAGATGAAAGACTTGTTGGGCTCGTTGGCATTCGGAACGAATCTTAGTTCCGTGCTCATCGTTATAGCTACCTTCCTTATATTGTGGCTCTTGAAACTCGATAACTGGGCGCTGATTTCTTGTGCCGTGGTAGTCGGCCTGCTGGTCGGCATTGTCATCGGACGTTCTACGGAGTATTATACTTCCCAGTCTTATCGCCCCACTCAGAAACTGAGTGAAAGCGGCAAGACCGGCCCTGCCACGGTGATTATCTCCGGTATCGGACTGGGTATGCTTTCTACGGCTATCCCTGTGATTGCCGTAGTCGTAGGTATCATCGCTTCTTATTTGTTGGCTTCCGGCGGCGACTTTGCCAATGTCGGAATGGGATTGTACGGAATCGGTATTGCCGCTGTCGGCATGCTTTCTACATTAGGAATCACATTGGCAACAGATGCCTACGGTCCGATTGCCGATAATGCAGGTGGTAATGCGGAAATGGCAGGCTTGGGGGCTGAAGTCCGCAAACGTACCGACGCGCTCGACTCATTGGGTAATACAACCGCTGCCACAGGAAAAGGTTTTGCAATCGGTTCTGCCGCACTGACCGGTCTGGCTTTGTTGGCATCTTATATTGAGGAAATCCGAATCGGTCTGACCCGTCTCGGAAGCGTGGACTTGACTTACTCGGATGGAAGCCCTTTCAACGTAGCGAATGCGACATTTATCGACTTCATGAACTATTATGAAGTGAACCTGATGAACCCGAAAGTGCTTTCGGGCATGTTCCTCGGTTCGATGATGGCTTTCCTGTTCTGTGGGCTGACAATGAATGCGGTAGGACGTGCCGCAGGACATATGGTGGACGAAGTACGTCGCCAGTTCCGTGAAATAAAAGGCATCCTGACGGGAGAAGCCGAACCGGATTACGAACGCTGTGTCGCCATCTCTACAAAAGGGGCACAAAGGGAAATGGTCGTTCCCTCTCTGGTTGCTATCATTGCTCCTATCCTTACCGGGCTCGTCTTTGGTGTTCCCGGTGTGCTCGGTCTGTTGATTGGTGGTCTGAGCAGTGGTTTCGTATTGGCTATCTTCATGGCTAATGTCGGCGGTGCATGGGATAACGCAAAGAAATATGTGGAAGAAGGCAACTTCGGTGGCAAAGGCAGCGAAGTTCATAAAGCAACCGTGGTAGGCGACACGGTAGGCGACCCGTTCAAAGATACATCCGGCCCCAGCTTGAATATTCTGATAAAACTGATGAGCATGGTAGCCATTGTGATGGCAGGGCTCACTGTTGCCTGGAGCTTGTTCTAA
- a CDS encoding ribonuclease HII, protein MLLPYLNENLIEAGCDEAGRGCLAGAVYAAAVILPKDFKNELLNDSKQLTEKQRYALREVIEKEAIAWAVGVVSPEEIDEINILRASFLAMHRAVDQLTTRPQHLLIDGNRFNKYPDIPHTTVIKGDGKYLSIAAASILAKTYRDDYMNRLHEEYPSYDWNRNKGYPTKKHRAAIAERGTTPYHRLTFNLLGDGQLSLGF, encoded by the coding sequence ATGCTATTACCTTATTTGAATGAGAATCTGATTGAAGCGGGATGTGATGAGGCAGGTCGTGGTTGTCTGGCAGGTGCGGTCTATGCTGCTGCCGTGATTCTTCCGAAGGACTTTAAGAATGAGTTGTTGAATGACTCCAAGCAACTGACGGAAAAACAACGCTATGCATTGCGTGAGGTGATAGAAAAGGAAGCAATAGCCTGGGCGGTTGGTGTCGTTTCGCCGGAAGAGATAGATGAGATAAATATCCTGCGTGCTTCTTTCCTGGCCATGCACCGTGCTGTCGACCAACTGACTACCCGTCCGCAGCATCTGCTAATTGATGGCAATCGTTTCAATAAATACCCCGATATTCCTCATACCACGGTAATAAAGGGAGATGGAAAATATCTTTCAATAGCCGCCGCATCTATTTTGGCCAAAACTTATAGAGACGACTATATGAATCGTCTTCACGAAGAATATCCATCTTACGATTGGAACCGTAATAAAGGCTATCCAACGAAGAAACACCGTGCTGCCATTGCCGAACGTGGGACAACTCCTTATCATCGTTTAACATTTAATCTGTTAGGAGACGGGCAACTTTCTTTAGGTTTCTAG
- a CDS encoding TlpA family protein disulfide reductase codes for MRTILVSFALLLSAVSTAQTINSSPVQETANSHLTSETSPLQSIRGNWFRADNPNQWEYGIYDSISIIQNRIFTNRSIRKQDDCIELTVQNKKNTAIETLRFTPQANGDYLIKFKEGNELLYTKEAVNEPLTTTEADFKEFIRKDTAYLQGYIDRYNPETASTTLLMGNELTSESHPTVVNINPDGSFECKLILNYPIENLLSLGNHYISFYIEPGQTLSIYVDNEGSYDNIKMMGPSAALSQMYDKLNDLIRYDNDVYTKAKNGFSPDLFKLEIQTESIRLNQLGDSLAQIYATSSKAVHLIKNKLALEKGKILLNFMAYRSLFAERDTANQALKMKVGNNYYDFLKDISLNDESLLADKGYREFINRFEFMPLLREIQSDAYEKKFLSPSTSKETVNVSGRKQDIQALDKTKEYLVKGDSVIRQLSGQANSFLWQTTLVRRLQFDLKAYNTFSVAKKHINILNKYLTYPILVAETNRIFDTVFSKKADKTYQLPEGKATEIFRNIIKAHSGKMLFIDFWATSCGGCRQGIEATAQLRKDYKNHPEFQFIYITDERSSPKKTYDEYVAKNLKGEVSYRISESEFEYLRELFKFNGIPHYELIQKNGSVTVNSPTAWELEEYILKHFKKSNEL; via the coding sequence ATGAGAACAATCCTGGTAAGTTTTGCATTGCTATTATCTGCCGTTTCAACAGCACAGACCATTAATAGTTCTCCTGTTCAAGAAACCGCCAATTCCCATCTCACGAGTGAAACCTCTCCTCTCCAATCAATCAGAGGAAACTGGTTCAGAGCGGACAATCCTAACCAATGGGAATATGGCATTTATGATTCCATATCCATCATACAGAACCGGATATTTACTAATAGAAGCATACGCAAGCAAGACGATTGCATCGAATTGACTGTACAAAACAAGAAAAATACCGCAATAGAAACATTACGGTTCACCCCTCAAGCAAACGGAGATTATCTGATTAAATTTAAAGAGGGTAACGAACTGCTATATACCAAAGAGGCAGTCAACGAACCTCTAACAACAACTGAAGCGGATTTCAAAGAATTTATACGCAAAGATACCGCTTACCTGCAAGGCTATATAGACCGATATAATCCCGAAACAGCCAGTACCACCCTGTTAATGGGCAATGAACTGACAAGTGAAAGCCACCCTACAGTAGTCAACATTAATCCTGACGGCAGCTTTGAATGCAAACTTATACTTAATTACCCGATAGAAAATCTCCTATCGCTAGGGAACCATTATATTTCATTTTATATAGAACCCGGACAGACATTATCCATATATGTTGACAATGAGGGCAGTTATGATAACATCAAAATGATGGGACCTTCCGCCGCTCTTTCTCAAATGTATGACAAGCTGAATGATTTAATAAGATACGATAATGACGTGTACACAAAGGCAAAAAATGGATTTTCGCCTGACTTGTTTAAGCTGGAAATACAAACGGAGTCTATCCGGCTCAACCAGCTTGGCGATTCATTAGCACAAATCTATGCTACATCCTCCAAAGCTGTCCATTTGATAAAAAACAAGTTAGCGCTGGAAAAAGGCAAGATTCTTTTAAATTTCATGGCATATAGGAGTCTTTTTGCAGAACGGGATACTGCCAATCAGGCATTGAAGATGAAAGTGGGAAATAATTATTATGATTTTCTGAAAGATATTTCTTTGAACGACGAATCACTGCTTGCAGACAAAGGATATAGAGAGTTTATCAATCGGTTTGAATTCATGCCGCTTCTAAGAGAAATTCAGAGCGATGCTTATGAAAAGAAGTTTCTCTCTCCTTCTACAAGCAAAGAGACAGTAAATGTTTCGGGCAGAAAGCAGGATATACAAGCACTCGACAAAACCAAAGAATATCTGGTGAAAGGAGATTCAGTAATCAGACAGTTAAGCGGCCAGGCAAATAGCTTTCTTTGGCAGACTACTCTTGTACGCCGTTTACAATTCGATTTAAAGGCATATAATACCTTCTCCGTAGCAAAGAAGCATATAAATATTTTGAATAAATACCTTACCTATCCTATCTTGGTTGCTGAAACAAATCGTATATTCGACACCGTCTTTTCAAAGAAAGCTGATAAAACCTATCAGTTGCCGGAAGGGAAAGCCACTGAAATCTTCCGGAATATCATCAAGGCACATTCCGGCAAGATGCTGTTTATTGACTTTTGGGCTACAAGTTGCGGCGGATGCCGGCAAGGTATCGAAGCTACCGCGCAATTACGTAAAGACTACAAGAACCATCCCGAATTCCAGTTCATCTATATCACGGACGAACGTTCATCCCCGAAGAAAACATACGATGAATATGTAGCAAAGAATCTGAAAGGAGAAGTTTCATACCGGATCAGTGAGAGCGAATTCGAATATCTCCGCGAATTATTCAAGTTCAACGGTATCCCCCATTATGAATTGATACAAAAGAATGGTAGTGTGACTGTTAATTCTCCGACAGCATGGGAACTTGAGGAGTATATCCTGAAACACTTCAAGAAATCCAATGAATTGTGA
- a CDS encoding DUF5723 family protein — translation MATNKLLCSFRIIGVFSIMLICALSANAQFLRTSYFMEGTHYRQQLNPALTPTKGYFNLPVIGAVNATVGSTSLGYQDIIDIIDNGDDFYKSTDFMNRLKDNNKLNVNFSTEILSAGWYKGKNFWSFNIGLRTDIGANLTKSMFTFLNEMETIEENWRNSSYDISNQQLNINAYTEVGLGLSRQINSRLTVGARVKALLGIGNMELKLNQIAMSANLPTDKDIADWQNPDYWTGLGSGAAAEAEKLKAKFNNYHANLNVGAELKSSFKGLELKEEDKDYVTDFDFDSGKLGIAGYGFGIDLGASYKIMDNLTVSASILDLGFISWSKSSTKLASANPDPIDIQGKKYADMINPNAPQTSITKALNQLNADTEDYMELVTKGDVLNYDMLQLQVSDVKESRKSRLASTLVIGAEYGFFNNKLAVGALSTTRFVQPDALTELTFSANYRPKNWFNVALSYSVIQSAGKSFGLGLKLGPLFVGTDYMFLGKNSNSVNGFVGVSIPLGGKKVNKQG, via the coding sequence ATGGCAACAAACAAGCTATTATGCTCTTTTAGAATTATTGGGGTATTTTCTATCATGTTGATTTGCGCTCTTTCTGCAAATGCACAGTTTTTACGTACTTCTTATTTTATGGAAGGTACGCATTATCGTCAACAATTGAATCCGGCTTTGACACCGACAAAAGGGTATTTTAACCTTCCGGTAATTGGTGCCGTAAATGCGACTGTTGGGTCTACTTCATTAGGATATCAGGATATCATTGATATTATTGATAATGGGGATGATTTCTATAAAAGTACGGACTTTATGAATCGTCTGAAAGATAATAATAAACTGAATGTGAACTTCAGTACAGAGATTCTTTCTGCCGGATGGTACAAAGGTAAAAACTTCTGGTCATTTAATATTGGTCTCCGTACGGATATTGGTGCGAACTTGACAAAATCTATGTTCACCTTTCTGAATGAGATGGAGACGATCGAAGAAAACTGGAGAAACAGTAGTTATGACATAAGTAACCAACAATTGAATATCAATGCTTATACTGAAGTCGGTTTAGGACTTTCACGTCAAATCAACAGTCGTTTAACGGTGGGGGCTAGAGTGAAAGCTTTATTAGGTATCGGCAATATGGAGTTGAAGCTTAATCAGATTGCCATGAGTGCTAATTTGCCTACTGATAAAGATATTGCAGATTGGCAAAACCCGGATTATTGGACAGGTTTAGGTAGTGGTGCGGCAGCAGAAGCTGAAAAGTTGAAAGCTAAATTTAATAATTATCATGCAAACCTGAATGTTGGTGCAGAACTGAAAAGTTCTTTTAAAGGTTTGGAGTTGAAAGAAGAAGATAAAGACTATGTTACTGATTTTGATTTTGACAGTGGTAAATTAGGTATAGCTGGTTATGGTTTTGGTATTGATTTGGGAGCATCTTATAAAATAATGGATAATTTGACCGTATCTGCTTCTATTCTTGATTTAGGATTTATCTCTTGGTCGAAATCTAGTACAAAGCTTGCATCTGCTAATCCAGATCCTATTGATATACAGGGTAAAAAGTATGCAGATATGATTAACCCCAATGCCCCGCAGACTAGTATTACAAAAGCATTAAATCAATTGAATGCTGATACTGAGGACTATATGGAGCTCGTAACAAAAGGTGATGTACTTAACTATGATATGTTGCAACTTCAAGTAAGTGACGTAAAAGAATCTCGCAAATCTCGCTTGGCTTCTACATTAGTAATAGGTGCAGAATACGGTTTCTTCAATAACAAACTGGCAGTTGGTGCATTGTCCACAACTCGTTTTGTACAACCCGATGCACTTACTGAATTAACATTCTCTGCAAACTATCGTCCGAAAAACTGGTTTAACGTCGCTCTTAGTTACTCAGTAATTCAGTCAGCAGGTAAATCTTTCGGTTTAGGTCTGAAATTAGGCCCGTTATTTGTTGGAACTGACTATATGTTCTTAGGAAAGAACTCTAACTCTGTTAACGGATTCGTTGGAGTCTCTATCCCATTGGGTGGAAAAAAAGTAAACAAACAAGGATAA
- a CDS encoding four helix bundle protein: protein MIAKDNAIHTKSYAFAIRIVNAYKFLMESEKEFVLSKQLLRSGTAIGALVAEAHHAQSSADFLNKMNVALKEANETSYWLSLLKDTHYMEEIVYQSISSDCNELIALLVSIVKSMKDSLNR, encoded by the coding sequence ATGATAGCAAAGGATAATGCTATTCATACTAAATCGTATGCGTTTGCTATTCGTATAGTAAACGCATACAAGTTTTTAATGGAATCTGAAAAAGAATTTGTTTTATCAAAACAGTTATTGCGCAGTGGAACTGCTATTGGAGCTTTAGTTGCTGAAGCTCATCATGCACAAAGTAGTGCGGATTTCTTAAACAAAATGAATGTCGCTTTGAAAGAAGCAAATGAAACGTCTTATTGGTTATCTTTATTGAAAGATACTCATTATATGGAAGAAATAGTCTATCAATCTATTTCTTCAGATTGCAATGAATTGATTGCACTTTTAGTTTCTATTGTAAAGTCTATGAAAGATTCACTTAATAGATAA
- a CDS encoding DUF3109 family protein: MIQIGDVVVSLDVFQEKFLCNLDACKGECCIEGDAGAPVELEEVEKLEEVLPVIWDELAPEARAIIEKQGVVYTDEEGDLVTSIVNNKDCVFTCYDEKGCCYCAIEKAYREGKTDFYKPVSCHLYPIRIGDYGPYKAVNYHRWDVCKAAVLLGKKENLPVYQFLKEPLIRKFGEEWYKELEVVAEELRKQHLI; this comes from the coding sequence ATGATACAGATTGGTGATGTAGTAGTGTCTCTTGATGTTTTTCAGGAAAAGTTTCTTTGTAACCTGGATGCTTGTAAAGGTGAATGTTGCATTGAGGGTGATGCAGGTGCACCCGTAGAATTGGAAGAGGTGGAGAAACTGGAAGAAGTGTTGCCGGTCATTTGGGATGAACTGGCGCCGGAAGCTCGTGCGATAATAGAAAAGCAAGGAGTGGTATATACAGACGAAGAAGGTGATTTAGTAACCTCGATTGTAAATAATAAGGATTGCGTCTTTACTTGTTATGATGAAAAAGGATGCTGTTACTGTGCTATTGAGAAGGCTTATCGCGAAGGGAAAACAGACTTTTACAAACCGGTTTCCTGTCATCTTTATCCTATCCGGATTGGAGACTACGGACCTTATAAAGCGGTGAATTATCATCGTTGGGACGTATGTAAGGCAGCAGTTTTGTTAGGGAAAAAAGAGAATCTTCCTGTATATCAATTTTTGAAGGAGCCTTTAATCCGTAAGTTCGGTGAAGAATGGTACAAAGAACTTGAAGTCGTTGCCGAAGAACTGAGGAAGCAACATCTCATCTAG
- a CDS encoding magnesium transporter CorA family protein, producing MRTYLYCEAGFVEKTQWLPNSWVNVVCPNDDDFEFLTKTLNVPESFFDDIADTDERPRTDTEGNWLLTILRIPVQNKQNGSLPFGTVPIGIITNNEIIISVCYHNTDLLPDFIEHTRRKGIVVRNKLDLIFRLIYSSAVWFLKYLKQINLDISAAEKELERSIRNEDLLRLMRLQKTLVYFNTSIRGNEVMIGKLKTIFQDTDYLDTELVEDVIIELKQALNTVNIYSDILTGTMDAFASIISNNVNTIMKRMTSLSIVLMLPTLIASFYGMNVDIHLEEVPFAFSLIVLFSIGLSTMAFVIFRKIKWF from the coding sequence ATGAGAACATATCTTTATTGTGAGGCAGGCTTTGTGGAAAAGACACAATGGCTTCCCAACAGTTGGGTAAACGTAGTATGCCCAAACGATGATGACTTTGAATTTCTGACCAAAACGCTCAATGTTCCCGAATCATTTTTCGATGACATAGCCGATACGGACGAACGGCCGCGCACGGATACAGAAGGTAACTGGCTGCTTACTATTCTACGTATTCCCGTGCAGAACAAACAGAACGGCAGTCTGCCTTTCGGAACTGTACCGATTGGTATTATCACCAATAATGAAATTATCATATCCGTATGTTATCACAACACTGACTTACTGCCGGATTTTATCGAACATACCCGCAGAAAGGGAATTGTTGTCCGTAATAAGCTTGATTTGATATTCCGGCTTATCTACTCTTCCGCCGTATGGTTCCTGAAATATCTGAAACAAATCAATCTGGATATCAGTGCCGCAGAAAAGGAACTGGAGCGCAGTATCCGTAACGAAGACTTGCTCCGCCTGATGAGATTACAAAAAACACTGGTTTACTTCAACACTTCCATTCGTGGAAACGAAGTAATGATAGGTAAACTAAAAACGATTTTCCAGGATACGGATTATCTGGATACGGAATTAGTGGAAGACGTTATTATCGAATTGAAACAGGCGCTTAATACGGTAAATATTTACAGCGACATTCTCACGGGAACAATGGATGCTTTCGCCTCCATTATCTCGAATAATGTGAATACAATCATGAAACGCATGACAAGTTTGTCGATAGTCCTGATGCTTCCGACATTGATTGCCAGCTTCTATGGCATGAATGTGGATATTCATTTGGAAGAGGTGCCTTTCGCTTTCTCTCTGATTGTACTCTTCTCCATCGGATTGTCTACAATGGCGTTCGTGATATTCAGGAAGATTAAATGGTTCTGA
- the gpmI gene encoding 2,3-bisphosphoglycerate-independent phosphoglycerate mutase, protein MSKKALLMILDGWGLGDQKKDDVIFNTPTPYWDYLTTTYPHSQLQASGENVGLPDGQMGNSEVGHLNIGAGRVVYQDLVKINRACADNSILKNPEIVSAFSYAKENGKSVHFMGLTSNGGVHSSLVHLFKLCDIAKEYNIDNTFIHCFMDGRDTDPKSGKGFIEELSAHCEKSAGKIASIIGRYYAMDRDKRWERVKEAYDLLVNGEGKKAADMVQAMQESYDEGVTDEFIKPIVNANVDGTIKEGDVVIFFNYRNDRAKELTVVLTQQDMPEAGMHTIPGLQYYCMTPYDASFKGVHILFDKENVANTLGEYLSVNGKSQLHIAETEKYAHVTFFFNGGRETPFDKEERILVPSPKVATYDLKPEMSAYEVKDKLVAAINENKYDFIVVNFANGDMVGHTGIYEAIEKAVVAVDACVKDVIEAAKAQDYEAIIIADHGNADHALNEDGTPNTAHSLNPVPCVYVTENKTAKVEDGRLADVAPTILKIMGLEVPAEMDGNVLIN, encoded by the coding sequence ATGAGTAAGAAAGCCCTTTTAATGATCCTCGATGGTTGGGGATTAGGCGACCAAAAGAAAGACGACGTAATCTTCAACACTCCCACTCCTTACTGGGATTATCTGACAACTACTTATCCTCATTCTCAGCTTCAGGCAAGCGGTGAAAACGTTGGCTTGCCCGATGGACAGATGGGTAACTCTGAGGTAGGTCACTTGAATATTGGTGCCGGACGCGTGGTTTATCAGGATTTGGTGAAAATCAATCGTGCATGTGCGGACAACAGTATCTTGAAGAATCCTGAAATCGTTTCAGCTTTCTCTTATGCAAAAGAAAACGGAAAGAGCGTTCACTTCATGGGATTGACTTCCAACGGTGGCGTACACAGCTCACTCGTTCACCTCTTCAAACTTTGCGACATCGCTAAAGAATACAATATCGACAATACATTCATCCACTGCTTCATGGATGGTCGTGACACCGACCCGAAGAGTGGTAAAGGCTTTATCGAAGAACTTTCTGCACACTGCGAGAAATCAGCCGGAAAGATTGCTTCTATCATCGGCCGTTACTATGCTATGGACCGTGACAAACGTTGGGAACGTGTGAAAGAAGCATATGACCTGTTGGTAAACGGTGAAGGAAAGAAAGCTGCCGACATGGTTCAGGCAATGCAGGAATCATATGACGAAGGCGTAACAGACGAATTTATCAAGCCGATTGTAAATGCGAACGTTGACGGAACAATCAAGGAAGGCGATGTCGTTATCTTCTTCAATTACCGTAACGACCGTGCGAAAGAGTTGACCGTTGTGCTGACTCAACAAGATATGCCGGAAGCTGGTATGCATACAATTCCGGGGTTGCAATATTACTGCATGACTCCGTACGATGCTTCTTTCAAGGGTGTTCATATCCTGTTCGATAAAGAAAATGTTGCTAATACACTGGGTGAATATCTTTCTGTGAACGGCAAGAGCCAGCTTCATATCGCTGAAACTGAAAAGTATGCTCACGTGACATTCTTCTTCAACGGTGGACGCGAAACTCCGTTTGACAAGGAAGAACGTATCCTCGTTCCTTCTCCGAAAGTGGCTACTTACGATTTGAAACCAGAAATGAGCGCTTATGAAGTAAAAGATAAATTGGTGGCTGCTATCAACGAAAATAAATATGATTTCATTGTAGTGAACTTCGCTAACGGTGATATGGTAGGCCATACCGGTATTTACGAAGCTATCGAGAAAGCAGTTGTTGCTGTAGATGCTTGCGTGAAGGATGTAATCGAAGCTGCCAAAGCACAGGATTACGAAGCAATCATTATTGCCGACCACGGTAACGCTGACCATGCTTTGAACGAAGACGGTACACCGAACACTGCTCACTCTCTGAACCCTGTTCCTTGTGTCTACGTAACAGAAAACAAAACTGCGAAAGTAGAGGATGGTCGTTTGGCTGACGTTGCTCCGACTATCTTGAAGATTATGGGTCTGGAAGTTCCGGCTGAAATGGATGGTAACGTTCTGATAAACTGA